The sequence below is a genomic window from Candidatus Hydrogenedentota bacterium.
CTACTGCCGTACGAACTGCTACAGGATGTCATTTGCCACATGCTTGAAAATCTGTAGCACGTCCTCGCTAAAGAGCACAAACCGAACCAACTCGACCTGCGTGTATGATCCAACAAAACCCTTCACTGCCGACATCGCAATCCGCGCCGCTTCGGGAATGGGATAGCCGTAGACTCCGCAACTGATCGCGGAAAAGGCGATCGATTTCAGTCCATTCTCGGCGGCGACTTCCAGGCTGCGACGGTAGCAGCTTGCGAGCAGTTCCGCTTCGCCTTTGCCTCCGCCGTGGTATACGGGGCCGACGGCATGAATCACGTATTTCGCGGGAAGGTCCCCGCCCGTAGTGATCTTCGCGTCGCCCGTGTCGCAGCCACCGAGCTTGCGGCATTCCGCCATGATCGCCGGGCCGCCCGCGCGATGAATCGCACCGTCTACGCCTCCGCCGCCCGCAAGCCGGGAATTTGCGGCATTCACGATCGCGTCGACATGTTCCTTGGTGATGTCGCCCTGGACAACTTCGATGCGCGTGTTGTTCACCGTCCACATTGTGCGGCCTCGCGCAGTCCGTTACCGCCTTTTGATTCCGAAGCCCGCGTCGAACTCATCCTCGACGTGCCCGGTGTCCTCCGCATTCAGTCGCACGAGACTGCGCAGGTGCTCGAAGCTTTCGCCGTCGATTTCGCGGAATTCGATTGCGCAGCGATCAGGGCGCACGCGCAGTATCAGCCCCTTCGTCGCAATGGCGATCGGCGGTTCCGCGCCGCGCAGAATCAGCCGCACCGAGCACGACGCGCCTTCCGTCATGCCGTGGCCGCCGGCGATCATGACGCCGCTCAGGCTGACGTTGTCGACGCTGCAGGCCACCGCCGAGCCGCCATCTTCGGTCACCTCCGCCTCGATGTGCGTGACGACCCGGGTAAACCCGCGCTTGTCTTCGTTCGTCATGGCTGGCGCTCCCGTGTCTTGCAGGTTACACCAGTATAGCATGCGGATTCCGGGACCGGCCGCGCGGAGCATCGGACCAGGATGCGAGTCGACGCTAACGTTATACATCGGGCCGACGCGCATGAACGGAAGGCGCCGCGGCGGCGACGGACGCGTTGCGCAAAAGCCCAGTGCTATTTGTCCTTCAACTTTTTCTTCAGCTTCGTAAGCTTCTCGCGGGCATGGTCCGGCAGGCGGTCTTCGAGGAGGTTGGTGGAGAAACGTTCGTACGATGTGCGCAGGTGGGCGGACGAGCGCGTCAAGACCTCGTCGATCATATTCAGGAAGTGTTCCGGAGCCATGACGAGCGATCCCAGGCCGCGGCATAAATCGCGGATGCCGCGATCGCCGGAGACCACGACGATCTCGCGGCGGTTGTGCGCGGAGTACACTTCGCGCTCGATGACGGCATCGGCCGTGAGGTGACCGGGACTGTAAATCACTTCGAGGCCGGGTGCGCCACGGTAGGGCGTGTGCAGTTCGGGTGTGCGGCCGCGTCCATCGAAGATGACCTTCGCGGGTTCGCCCGTGGTGCCGCAGTAGCGGGATACGCGATCGACGAGGGCGTCGCGCGCCGCCTCGAAATCGCGCCGCGCCAACGGCCGAAGCTGCGGGCATTGGTACATGACGTTGTACGCATCGATGAGGTATATGGAGGACATCGGGCGCATACTGTAGCATGTTGTCCGGCCAAACCGGCGGAGGCGCACCATGGATAATCTTGATCGGCTTGTCGCGTACACGTGCTGGGCCAATCGCACGTGGTTGGACTTCGTGCACGCGCACGCGGCGAAGGACGACTTCCTCACGATGACGATTTCGCACATTTACCTCGCCGAACAGATTTGGTTTCAGCGGATTTACGGCGAGGAACTGCGCGGCGACGTGTTTTCCACGTTGACGAAACCGGAGCTCGAGGCGATTGCGTCGCGCGTGAAGGAACGGTACGCGGAGCAGTTGGAGAGCGACCTACACCGGGTGCTCCGTTATACGCGACTGAACGGCGAGGCGATGGAATCGGTAGTGCTCGACATCCTCAATCACCTTGTGACGCACGGTTCCCACCACCGCGGGCAAATGGCGCGGCACGCGGCGCAGGGCGGATTGAAGCCGCCGGAGACCAGCTTTATCGGCTTCTCACGGAAGCACTGATTGATGGAGCCGGCGGTGAAGGGAGCACGGGCGGGACGCCGGTGCTCCATTTACCGTCTCGATTACTTCACGGGCGCCAGACGTAGATAATCCAATCCGAACATATAGCCTTTCTCGGCCTTCGTGTTTGCGCCGGTGATAGTGACCATGATCGTGTTGTCGCCCTGTTTGAGGTCGAACGCGCCGAGGTTTTGTTCGGGCGTTTGAATGACACCGTTATTGAACAAATCCATGTCCTTGACGGCTTCCTTGCCGTTGATTGTCAGCGTGTGGATGCCGTAGTCGACGGCTTTGGTGAACACCGCGACAACCTCGTACGTGCCGGCTTGGTCGACCGGCACGGCGAGCGTCAATGTGTCGCCCACCTTCCCATTGCGCCACCAGAGGTGTGCGCCGCCGCTCATCGCGTCGCTGAAGTCTTGCCGCTCGGACACACCGCCGGTGCGATCGATGATTTTGAGGTCCTCGCCCTCGAGCGCGCCCTGGACCTTCTTGGGCGCGGGGGGCGGCGGCGGGGCGATGATGCTCAGATTGTCGGCGGTCAGTTCGGCGAAGGTATCGGAACCGCCGGGCATCGCGTACCAGTACGCCGTCTCCGCCATCGCGATTTCCGTCTCCGCCCAATGCCAGACTTCCATGTCGAACTTGAATGACTTCGTAAACGGAATATTGTCGACGATGTGAAACCGGTTTACGCAGGTGTGGCCGTAATTGCCGGGTCCGTCGCAGCGCGGCTGATTGTGATACGCATGCACGAACTTTTCAGGACAGCACCACGCGTACCCGAAGTAGTCTTCGCTACCCGTGCCAAAGTGGCTGGGAAACGATTCGCCGTCGACATAGATTTTTTCGTCTCCCTCGCCCCACCAGTCCTTCACAGGGTTCGTCACGTGCAGCATCGTGCCGACAAAGCGGCCCTTGCCGGTTGCTTCGAGAAATGTCCAGTCCTGCCGCGGGCGCGTTTTGATCGGGTACTCCGAGCGGAAACCGGCATGGAAGTACATGGAGTTCTTGGTCCATTTGTACGATCCGGTTGTGAGCTTCGCGTTACCACGGACTTCTGCGTCACCCAGGTTTCGGAGACGTATGACAAGTTCGTTTTGGAATGGAATTACCCAGTAGCTGTACATTGTCCCGTCTTCCAAAATGCCGCAGCATACCGATTGATATGGATTCAATCCGGGGGCAGAGGCAAAAAAATCGCCCAACGGAGCGAGGACGGTTTCCTGGCCGTCCGCAATCATCTGTATCAACGTTTTGCGGAGCGTTTGGTCGGTGACATTTCCATCGAGCGTCATTTCCAGGCCAGTAACGGCCCGAGGTCCACGTATCGGCTCACCGGACGGACCTTGGGTATTGACAAGATCGTCCGATTCGCCCGGCTTGACTAGCAACGGAATATCTACTTGGGTCGACTGATACATTTCGGAGTTGTATCGTTCGGAGTGCTGATACTCAAAGTACGGCGGCTCACCGGGACTGGCCAGTGCTCGTCCCACCTCTTCTATTTCGTTTCGGTGCGATTGCAGGAACTTCATCGAAACGGTGGGTATCTTGGTACCTTTCTTATACGTCCGATAATTGATCTGATAGTAAAAGTCCGGCTTGCTCGTTGTGACCTTGCAGTGTTTTGCGTAGGGGATCGGCAAATACGAATTCCAGCCGCGCGAGACTTCTATCGAGATCGGTTTGATGAACGGCATTCCGCCTCCGCCGAGCATGTCCGTGAGAGGCATTTCGAAAACTGGCCTGTCCTGTTTGTCAAGGTAAATGCGCACGATGCCGGCGTCGACCGGATTTGCGGACCAGAAGCGTACGATGGCGCCGGGGCCGTCGGCGTCCATCAGGACGTATTCCTTCGCGCCATTGCGTTCCTCTTCCCGCAGGTACTTTCCGCGGTCACCGTTCGCGAACCAATTCTCGTCGGTGAGCACCCTGGGATCGGTCGAATTCCGGTCGTAGCTCGAGAACTGCTTCGTCGTGTACGCCGGATCGGGGAAATACGTCAGCGCTTCGAGATCGGTCATCTCCTTCAGGAGCGACTCGAACGTGACTTTCGCGTATGACGGCACTGCCA
It includes:
- a CDS encoding DUF2961 domain-containing protein; this translates as MSCNPFNRAALLMLAALMAVPSYAKVTFESLLKEMTDLEALTYFPDPAYTTKQFSSYDRNSTDPRVLTDENWFANGDRGKYLREEERNGAKEYVLMDADGPGAIVRFWSANPVDAGIVRIYLDKQDRPVFEMPLTDMLGGGGMPFIKPISIEVSRGWNSYLPIPYAKHCKVTTSKPDFYYQINYRTYKKGTKIPTVSMKFLQSHRNEIEEVGRALASPGEPPYFEYQHSERYNSEMYQSTQVDIPLLVKPGESDDLVNTQGPSGEPIRGPRAVTGLEMTLDGNVTDQTLRKTLIQMIADGQETVLAPLGDFFASAPGLNPYQSVCCGILEDGTMYSYWVIPFQNELVIRLRNLGDAEVRGNAKLTTGSYKWTKNSMYFHAGFRSEYPIKTRPRQDWTFLEATGKGRFVGTMLHVTNPVKDWWGEGDEKIYVDGESFPSHFGTGSEDYFGYAWCCPEKFVHAYHNQPRCDGPGNYGHTCVNRFHIVDNIPFTKSFKFDMEVWHWAETEIAMAETAYWYAMPGGSDTFAELTADNLSIIAPPPPPAPKKVQGALEGEDLKIIDRTGGVSERQDFSDAMSGGAHLWWRNGKVGDTLTLAVPVDQAGTYEVVAVFTKAVDYGIHTLTINGKEAVKDMDLFNNGVIQTPEQNLGAFDLKQGDNTIMVTITGANTKAEKGYMFGLDYLRLAPVK
- a CDS encoding PilZ domain-containing protein; this encodes MTNEDKRGFTRVVTHIEAEVTEDGGSAVACSVDNVSLSGVMIAGGHGMTEGASCSVRLILRGAEPPIAIATKGLILRVRPDRCAIEFREIDGESFEHLRSLVRLNAEDTGHVEDEFDAGFGIKRR
- a CDS encoding O-acetyl-ADP-ribose deacetylase; translated protein: MWTVNNTRIEVVQGDITKEHVDAIVNAANSRLAGGGGVDGAIHRAGGPAIMAECRKLGGCDTGDAKITTGGDLPAKYVIHAVGPVYHGGGKGEAELLASCYRRSLEVAAENGLKSIAFSAISCGVYGYPIPEAARIAMSAVKGFVGSYTQVELVRFVLFSEDVLQIFKHVANDIL
- a CDS encoding NYN domain-containing protein — protein: MSSIYLIDAYNVMYQCPQLRPLARRDFEAARDALVDRVSRYCGTTGEPAKVIFDGRGRTPELHTPYRGAPGLEVIYSPGHLTADAVIEREVYSAHNRREIVVVSGDRGIRDLCRGLGSLVMAPEHFLNMIDEVLTRSSAHLRTSYERFSTNLLEDRLPDHAREKLTKLKKKLKDK